In Deltaproteobacteria bacterium, the following are encoded in one genomic region:
- a CDS encoding TlpA family protein disulfide reductase, producing MTCERSAMDGAMTPRPATAIARAAGADPAGAGGARRRRRTRAAAVAAAAVLSACGSAARARSAGRPVDLTVHTADGRALRTVALRGRPVVLHLFSVGALPAMLDVDALNDAHDRGLATVIGVALGADATDVTVAAWAGESGAHYPVALGGQDVLAGRSDLGPVTVVPTTVILDAVGRIAYRIDRPLRRGELAQRLATLARR from the coding sequence GTGACGTGCGAGCGCAGTGCGATGGACGGCGCGATGACGCCGCGGCCCGCGACCGCGATCGCGCGCGCGGCGGGCGCCGATCCCGCCGGCGCGGGCGGCGCGCGGCGGCGGCGGCGCACGCGGGCCGCCGCGGTGGCGGCTGCGGCCGTGCTGAGCGCGTGTGGCTCGGCGGCGCGCGCGCGGTCCGCCGGGCGGCCGGTCGACCTGACGGTGCACACGGCGGACGGCCGGGCGCTCCGCACGGTGGCCCTGCGCGGCCGGCCGGTCGTGCTCCATCTGTTTTCCGTCGGCGCCCTGCCCGCGATGCTCGACGTGGACGCGCTCAACGACGCCCACGACCGGGGATTGGCGACGGTGATCGGGGTCGCGCTCGGAGCCGACGCGACCGACGTGACGGTCGCCGCGTGGGCCGGCGAATCCGGCGCGCACTACCCGGTCGCGCTCGGCGGGCAGGACGTCCTCGCCGGACGCTCCGACCTTGGCCCGGTGACCGTCGTGCCCACGACCGTCATTCTCGATGCCGTCGGACGGATCGCGTACCGCATCGATCGCCCGCTGCGGCGCGGGGAGTTGGCGCAACGGCTGGCGACGCTGGCGCGGCGGTGA
- a CDS encoding PEGA domain-containing protein, with protein sequence MIVRRAAFAAVAVLLALSPAARARPREGTVAVVSIEITGDGPPEMRDHAHRSLAKGLAAGGLRVIALTDVMHALADSPELIGCRSTTCLQRIGEKVGANYFVRARIEVTGSAYFVELELLSAEVEGALVTRAERSCPVCTVTEVGDLIATAAQEMVELPPAKPVPVRIVTRPPGAVVTVDGVRVGESPHELNLDPGDHAIVAEAPGHVRAAQTVRISESDAEPVVVELDLPAAAAAAPPLPMTPPRRPYRTWKWVAAGAATAAIATGAVLVAVDGDGRCDAAGARCAERYETGGAGAALIAIGAGAGAAAGWMFWRDARDAELTIAPAPGGAAASVRMAF encoded by the coding sequence ATGATTGTCCGCCGCGCCGCGTTCGCTGCCGTCGCCGTCCTCCTCGCCCTCTCGCCCGCCGCGCGCGCGCGACCGCGCGAAGGCACGGTCGCCGTCGTGTCGATCGAGATCACCGGCGATGGCCCGCCCGAAATGCGCGACCACGCCCACCGCAGCCTGGCCAAGGGCCTCGCGGCCGGCGGGCTGCGCGTCATCGCGCTCACCGACGTGATGCACGCGCTCGCCGACAGCCCCGAACTCATCGGCTGCCGGTCGACCACTTGCCTGCAGCGCATCGGCGAGAAGGTCGGCGCCAACTACTTCGTGCGCGCGCGGATCGAAGTGACCGGGTCGGCCTATTTCGTCGAGCTCGAGCTGTTGTCAGCGGAGGTCGAGGGGGCCCTGGTGACGCGCGCCGAGCGCAGCTGCCCGGTATGCACCGTGACCGAGGTCGGCGACCTGATCGCGACCGCAGCGCAGGAGATGGTCGAACTGCCGCCCGCGAAACCGGTCCCCGTTCGCATCGTCACGCGCCCACCGGGGGCCGTCGTCACCGTCGACGGCGTGCGCGTCGGGGAAAGCCCCCACGAACTGAATCTCGATCCCGGCGACCACGCGATTGTCGCCGAAGCCCCCGGACACGTGCGCGCCGCGCAGACCGTCCGGATCTCGGAGTCGGACGCGGAGCCGGTGGTCGTCGAACTGGATTTGCCGGCCGCCGCCGCCGCCGCGCCGCCGCTCCCGATGACGCCGCCCCGGCGACCGTATCGAACGTGGAAGTGGGTCGCGGCCGGCGCGGCCACTGCGGCCATCGCGACGGGCGCCGTGCTCGTCGCCGTCGACGGCGACGGGAGGTGCGACGCAGCGGGCGCGCGGTGCGCGGAGCGCTACGAGACCGGCGGCGCCGGCGCGGCGCTGATCGCGATCGGCGCCGGTGCAGGCGCGGCC